AGAGAGATACGCTTATCGCATTTGAAGACGGTTTTCATGGAGATACCTTTGGGGCGATGAGCGCATCTGGATTGAGCTCATACAACGGACCTTTTGAGGATTTTTTACTTAAAGTTGTTAGAATTCCTACGCCTCAAGAAGATAATCTAGAGGAAGTGATGGCTAAGCTTGAAGCCATACTCACATCAAATAAGTGCGCCGCTTTTATTTTTGAGCCATTAGTCCAAGGAGCTGCCGGAATGAAATTTCACTCTGTAAATGGTCTTGATGCGTTAGTCAAACAATGTCGTGAGGCAAATGTGCTCACCATTGCAGATGAAATCATGACTGGTTTTGGGAAAACGGGAACCATTTTTGCTTGTGACCAGTTGGGAAACAAGCCAGATATAATGTGCCTGAGTAAAGCACTGACTGCAGGGATGTTTCCGCTAAGTATTACAAGTTGTACGCAGGCAGTTTTTGATAGCTTTTTGAGCGACGAGGTGCACAAAGGCTTTTTTCATGCACACACATTTAGTGCGCACCCTGTAGGCTGCGCCGCTGCAATTGCAGGGATGGAAGTGTTGCAAAGCTCAGAAATCACAGATAGTCGTAAGCGTATAGAAAAAGCACATCAAGTATTTGCACAGCAAGTAGTAACACACCCTAAAGTGCGAGATGTACGCACAAAAGGTGTAATCATAGCCATAGATCTCAACATAGAAATGGAACGCTATGGGAATTTACGAGATGAGCTGTACCAATTTTTTATGAAACGTGGCGTGGCACTTAGACCGCTAGGAAATACAGTTTATGTACTACCTCCGTATGTGATAACAGATAGTGAACTCACTCAGGTTTATACAGCAATACAAGAGGCTTTAGATCATTTTTAGAGACTACTCTATCGCTTTTGGATCTAGCTCAATTACTTGGTCGCTGCCGTCTATAGTTACATTATAAACTTCGTACACTTTCTTATCATCTTCACCGCTCGTGATAAGATGTATAACGCCGGTTCCATTAGGGCCTTTTATGGGAGTAGTGGCATTACTTCTTTTTTCTCCATTATTAATAGAGATATTAAAACTCCCAAAACCGTCACTTTCTATAGGTTCGCCTAGTACAGCGATCACTTCTTGATTGGATTGAACTTGAATGAGCGCTTCGTCACTTCCAGAGGCTGTTTTAATTTTATTTGCAAAAGCAAAGGCGCCACCTACTATCAAAACGACAGCGATAATGATTACGGTAAGGCATCCTCCTACAGGTACTGCCCACTTCCAATTGCGTTTCCACCAGCTAGGGCGTTCTATAAGTTCGTTTTGATTATCCATTGTGATTGATTTTTAGATAGGTACCGTTTTGGCTGTAAAAGTTACAGAACTTTTCAAGAAAACTTAAAAATAGATGGGGTACGCTTACGCGAAATTGTACTTTTGTAGACGCAAACCAAAATTCAATTATACTTTGAAAACTCCCATAGCCATTACCGGTCTAGGTTCTATCTCTCCATTAGGTTCAAATGCTGAAGAGCAGTGGAACGCATACCAAGAAACAACTACAAAAATTACTTGGGAAGAAGATTTAGAAGCATTTACGGCAAGGTTAACACCTGAAGGGCAAAAAGCCATCCAAGCTATACGTCGAGAAGATAAAAACTATTTACGCATAGATCCATCTGTTCTTTATGCTATATACGCAGGAAGAATAGCTGTAACACAAGCAGGATGGAAAGACGGCGATTTTGGAATTAATGTAGGGTCATCAAGAGGAGCAACGCAGCTTTTTGAAAAGTTTTTTGAGACGTATAAGGAACGTAATATTGTACCTACGCAAGCATCTCCGTCTACCACACTAGGTAATATATCTTCATGGCTAGCAAATGATTTAAAATCTAACGGTCCAGATATCTCTCATTCTATTACTTGTAGTACAGCGTTACACTCTTTACTCAATGGAGTAGCATGGTTACAATCTGGAATGGCCAAAAAGTTTCTAGTAGGAGGTTCTGAGGCAGCACTTACGCCATTTACAAT
The genomic region above belongs to Dokdonia sp. Dokd-P16 and contains:
- a CDS encoding cytochrome c oxidase assembly factor Coa1 family protein yields the protein MDNQNELIERPSWWKRNWKWAVPVGGCLTVIIIAVVLIVGGAFAFANKIKTASGSDEALIQVQSNQEVIAVLGEPIESDGFGSFNISINNGEKRSNATTPIKGPNGTGVIHLITSGEDDKKVYEVYNVTIDGSDQVIELDPKAIE
- the bioA gene encoding adenosylmethionine--8-amino-7-oxononanoate transaminase, producing MTTQEKDKKHLWHPLTQHQTAQDPVVITRAKGAVMYDEQGKEYIDGIASWYTAMYGHGNEHITMAMHKQMQALDFVMFSGFTHPPAITLAEKLMEILPENQEKIFFNDNGSTAVEAAIKMAIQLYHNKGDKRDTLIAFEDGFHGDTFGAMSASGLSSYNGPFEDFLLKVVRIPTPQEDNLEEVMAKLEAILTSNKCAAFIFEPLVQGAAGMKFHSVNGLDALVKQCREANVLTIADEIMTGFGKTGTIFACDQLGNKPDIMCLSKALTAGMFPLSITSCTQAVFDSFLSDEVHKGFFHAHTFSAHPVGCAAAIAGMEVLQSSEITDSRKRIEKAHQVFAQQVVTHPKVRDVRTKGVIIAIDLNIEMERYGNLRDELYQFFMKRGVALRPLGNTVYVLPPYVITDSELTQVYTAIQEALDHF